A single genomic interval of Lathyrus oleraceus cultivar Zhongwan6 chromosome 7, CAAS_Psat_ZW6_1.0, whole genome shotgun sequence harbors:
- the LOC127100523 gene encoding uncharacterized protein LOC127100523 has translation MDLAPEELQFLTIHNILTESISIPKTSPKTFYLITLTLIFPLSFAILAHSLFTHPLISHLQSPFTDPSQTSHDWTLLLVFQFFYLIFLFAFSLLSTAAVVFTVASLYTSKPVSFSSTISAIPKVFKRLFVTFLWVTLLMTVYNSVFVLSLVILIIAADTDNTFLLFFSIVVILLLFVVAHVYITALWHLASVVSVLEPVYGFAAMRKSYELLKGRVRYAAVLVCGYLFICGVIAGVFSAVVVHGGDGYGVFSRIVIGGFLVGVLVIVNLVGLLVQSVFYYVCKSYHHQGIDKSALHDHLGGYLGEYVPLKSSIQMENLDV, from the coding sequence ATGGATCTAGCTCCAGAAGAACTCCAATTTCTCACCATCCATAACATCTTAACCGAATCAATCTCAATCCCTAAAACTTCCCCTAAAACCTTCTACCTCATTACCCTAACCCTAATTTTCCCTCTTTCTTTCGCAATTCTAGCTCATTCCCTTTTCACACATCCCTTAATTTCACATCTTCAATCTCCTTTCACTGATCCCTCTCAAACCTCTCATGATTGGACTCTTCTCCTCGTTTTTCAGTTCTTTTACCTCATTTTCCTCTTCGCTTTCTCTCTCCTCTCCACCGCTGCCGTTGTTTTCACCGTCGCGTCACTCTACACCTCAAAACCGGTGTCTTTTTCGTCCACTATCTCCGCTATTCCCAAAGTCTTCAAGCGATTGTTCGTTACTTTCTTATGGGTTACTCTTCTTATGACTGTTTATAATTCCGTTTTTGTTCTAAGCTTGGTTATTCTTATTATAGCTGCGGATACTGATAATACTTTTTTGCTGTTTTTCTCTATTGTTGTTATTCTCTTGTTGTTTGTTGTTGCTCATGTTTATATTACTGCATTGTGGCATTTGGCTAGTGTTGTTTCTGTTCTTGAGCCTGTTTATGGTTTTGCTGCTATGAGGAAGAGTTATGAGTTGTTGAAGGGTAGGGTTAGGTATGCGGCTGTTTTGGTTTGTGGGTATTTGTTTATTTGTGGGGTTATTGCTGGGGTGTTTAGTGCCGTCGTGGTGCATGGTGGTGATGGTTATGGTGTGTTTTCTAGGATTGTTATTGGTGGGTTCTTGGTGGGTGTTCTTGTTATCGTCAATTTGGTTGGGTTGTTGGTGCAGAGTGTGTTTTACTATGTTTGCAAGAGTTATCATCATCAGGGGATTGATAAGAGTGCTTTGCATGATCATCTTGGTGGCTACCTTGGAGAGTATGTGCCTCTTAAGAGCAGTATCCAAATGGAAAATTTGGATGTATGA